A section of the Acropora muricata isolate sample 2 chromosome 4, ASM3666990v1, whole genome shotgun sequence genome encodes:
- the LOC136914124 gene encoding nucleoside diphosphate kinase homolog 5-like, which produces MPDGKKPIIPPPPAIHVERTLALIKPDAVHKSDEIEEIILQHGFTILQKRRVHMTPEQTSDFYAEHYGKMFFPSLVAYMSSGPTLAIVLAKQSAITYWRQLIGPTNTQKARDQAPESLRAIYGTDSTKNALHGSDSYSSAEREIHFFFPDSIVEPISTGQAAKDYLTRTVTPTLLKGLTELCKKKPADPILWLSDWLIANNPNKPQVREDAYVVEEPED; this is translated from the exons ATGCCAGACGGGAAAAAACCAATAATTCCTCCACCTCCAGCAATACATGTTGAACGGACTTTAGCGTTAATTAAGCCTGATGCTGTCCATAAAAGCGATGAAATCGAAGAAATTATTCTTCAACATGGGTTCACAATTTTACAG AAGCGACGAGTGCATATGACACCTGAGCAAACAAGTGATTTCTACGCTGAACACTATGGCAAAATGTTCTTTCCAAGTTTAGTGGCATATATGAGTAGTGGACCAACCTTGGCCATTGTCTTAGCTAAACAGTCTGCCATTACATATTGGAGACAACTGATTGGACCAACCAACACGCAGAAGGCTAGAGATCAGGCACCTGAAAG tttgagagcAATCTATGGTACAGACAGCACTAAAAATGCTCTTCATGGCAGTGACAGCTACTCTAGTGCTGAaagagaaattcattttttctttccagACA GTATTGTGGAGCCAATTTCCACAGGACAGGCAGCAAAAGATTATCTCACAAGAACAGTGACTCCAACATTACTGAAGGGGCTTACAGAGTTATGCAAGAAGAAACCAGCTGATCCAATA CTTTGGCTGTCTGACTGGTTAATTGCAAACAATCCAAATAAGCCCCAAGTTCGAGAAGATGCTTACGTTGTTGAAGAACCCGAAGATTAA